A genomic window from Lycium barbarum isolate Lr01 chromosome 4, ASM1917538v2, whole genome shotgun sequence includes:
- the LOC132635315 gene encoding uncharacterized protein LOC132635315, whose protein sequence is MESSSSKASVQQLTPEEAAQLQQGIGLVLCRWTALQMAIENEWGGRGTREKSNQLNLDIFNAFTQSKEKVYMDDIEDILDEFMISLNTEVSDGSLEEVAEKLMYMHEECLEGNFNSIKVLRETNVGRRPATYVRQDASDDDDSSNDGGDRNENLGNNASDMAIDSMETQSSLGQDMIVEPVIKQQTEVDEDGWTTVPTRRNKGRRN, encoded by the exons ATGGAAAGTAGTAGCAGCAAAGCATCAGTTCAGCAACTCACGCCTGAGGAAGCTGCACAGCTACAACAAGGCATTGGGTTGGTGCTGTGTAGATGGACCGCCTTGCAAATGGCTATCGAAAACGAGTGGGGTGGTCGAGGCACTCGTGAAAAATCTAATCAGCTCAATCTTGACATTTTTAACGCTTTCACACAATCCAAAG AAAAAGTATATATGGATGATATAGAGGATATTCTAGATGAGTTCATGATATCTCTAAATACTGAAGTCAGTGATGGCAGCCTTGAGGAG GTAGCAGAAAAATTGATGTATATGCATGAAGAGTGTCTGGAAGGGAACTTCAATTCAATCAAAGTGCTAAGAGAAACAAATGTTGGGAGGAGACCTGCTACTTATGTCAGACAA GATGCTAGTGACGACGACGATAGTAGTAATGATGGCGGTGACAGAAATGAGAACTTGGGCAACAATGCATCAGATATGGCAATTGATTCTATGGAAACACAGTCAAGTTTGGGCCAGGATATGATAGTTGAACCTGTGATAAAGCAGCAAACTGAAGTGGACGAGGATGGTTGGACAACGGTACCTACGAGGCGTAATAAAGGTAGAAGGAACTAA